In the genome of Thiorhodovibrio winogradskyi, the window CCAGAAGGATTTCTGCCACCGGCCGCCGCCTTGATGGGCGTCGAACTGCCGGAGCTGGGTGAAGGTCTCGTCGAAGGTGCGCGGGTTCCGACCGCACGCGCGTTGGAAGAGGCCGCGATGCGACTAATACGCGCCAAAAAACCGACCTTCTTCCCCGGTCCGCTCATTCTCTGGAACTGGAAGGATGGGATCGCGGAATAGGCGCGGGCGCTAAAAGATTTGGCCGACACCCTGGGTGTGAAAATCATCCCGATGCCGGATGATCGGCCCAGGTACCCGATGATCAACCCGGAGATCGAGGTCAACCCTAACCATCCGAACCTGACCATCTGGCATAACAAGATCGATGTCTGCGTGTTCATCGGCGTGCATTGCCACTATGCCGATGTCGCCTTGAAGATCATTCGCGGCGGCACCGATTGCGCCACCATTGCCCTGTGCGCGGAAGCCGGCCACGAGGATGCCATGATCTCCCTGCGGGGTTTCAACTTGGCCGATTTGCAGGCGCTGACGGCGGCGGTCAAGCGGTTAAAGGCGGAGGACTGAGATGCGGCAGCAGCAAGTAAGAAGCCCCGAGTACCCGTTTTTCGAGGCGGAAAAGAAAAAGCACTTCCTGAGCGGCAGTGAAGCTATCCGCGAGACGATCAGGAAGGCAAATGTGGATATGGCCATCTCTTATCCCATCACGCCGCAGTCAGAGAGCATGCACCTGGTCGGCGACCTCTTTGCCGAAGGCTATGTGAAAGAGTATTTCCGCGGCGAAAACGAGTTCGCGGTCATGTCCTCGGTGGCCGGCGTGCGCGTCTTCACCGCCACCGGCGGCCCCGGCACTATGCGGGCGTTCGAGATGTTCCCGGTGTGGGCCGGCTCGCGACTGCCCATTGTCTGTGCCTTCTTGACCCGCGGCATCAACAGTCCGCTGACGATCCAGCCGGATACCATGCTGGAAAACGCGCCGTTATCGTGCCCGAGTTCAACCGGGCGGGCTGGCTGGCCAAGGAGATCAAGGCCGTGGTGGACGCCCCCCCGGCAGGTGGTTGGCGCTCCCCGGGTCTATGGCGGCATGACCATGCCAGCCCATCTCATCGTCGATGAAATCAGGAGGGTGCTCCAGTGAGTACGCGCATCGTCAGCATCTCGCCCGCGTTCGAGGACGTGATGCCCCAGGAATACAAGGAACTGGTGGAGAACGGCCCGTACGGGAAAGACTACAAGGTCACTGATCTGGGCAAGTACAAGGAACTGATCGAGGAGCATCCGCTGTGCGCCGGCTGCGGGCTGGCGCTGTCGCTGCGGCTGGTGCTCGGCTCGCTGCCGAGCCCCGAGGATACGGTGATCGTTGGCTCCACCGGCTGCAGCGCCCTGGTGTTTCCGCAGGTCGGCCTGCACAACGTCCACTTGCTGTTCGGCAACCAGAACGCCGTGGCGAGCGGCATCAAGCGCGCGCTGAGCCTGCGTTTTCCGGACCAGGTGAAGGATGTGGTCGTGGTTGCCGGCGACGGCGCCACTGCCGACATCGGCCTGGACATGGTCATGCAGTCCTGGTTCCGGCGCGAGAAGATCGCGACCATCATGCTCGACAACGAGGCCTACGCCAACACCGGCGGTCAGGAGAGCGGCATGAGCATGGAAGGGACTGTGATGAACATGGTGCCCAAGGGCAAGGTGTTCCCCAAAGCCGATCTGCCCCGGGTGGCCGAAGCCTCCGGCTGCGCCTATGTGGCCGCGACCTCCCCGTCGCGCCCGGGCAAGCTGGGCAAGATGGTGCGACGCGCCATCCTGATCGCCCGCGAGGTCGGATCCACCTATGTGCAGCTGCTCAGTCCCTGTCCCACCAACTTCAAGACCAAGCCCTCGGACACCTTGGTGTCGATCAAGACCCGGGAAAAGGAGAAGCACTTCAAGCAGTCCGAATACATCTCCGACGACGCCCGGAGTTACTTGAGCGCGCTCGAGGAGGCAAGCAGACATGGCTGAGAAAATTTCCATTCGCATGTCCGGCCTGGGCGGTCAGGGTGTCGTCACCGCGGCGCATATCCTGGGCATGGCCGCCTACAAGGATGATCTGCAGGTTACCACCTATTGCGAGGACAGAGACAAGGTAACCGTGGACCAGAAGCGTTGCAAGGGATGCGGCATCTGCATCACCCTGTGCACCAAGGATGCGATGAGCGTGAAACAAGTCAGCCTGAACGGCTAACCGTCATGTCTGGAACCGGAGGACGCGGGGACATTGGGTTGGAGCCGTTCGGTTTCCTGCCGCATCGGCACCAGCCGCGCTCCTTCGACGACGCACCCGCGCGCCTGAGGCGGCGCGTCCTCGGGGTTGACTACCTGCACCTGCGCGGCAAAGGCTCGGGCGATCTCTATGTCACCCGCCACGGATGGCCGGTGCTGGAGTCGATCCTCCCGTCGCAGTGGTTCGTCGGCGACCGTCTGAGCAAGATCGGGCGCCAGCTCGCCGGGGCGACCGGCGCCGTCTACCGGATGCCAGTCCCCCATCGGACGCGACCCGGGTTTGCGCTGGTGGTGAAGTTCAGCCGCTTCGCCCAGGATGCCCTGGTTTCGATCGACCCGAACGAGCCGCTGGGTTGGGCCGAGCGTGATCGGATCGCGGCGAGTGAGTTTTTGTCCCCTTTCCAGGAATTTGGCAACCTGGAGCGGTTGCGCGCGCGCGCCGGCGTGCGGATTCCGACCAAGGCGCCGCTGGCGATCTACTCGCCGGCAACCCGCTACCTCGGCTGGCAACTCGGGCGCATTGATCACCGCCGCTGGTGGTATGATCGCGTGCTCGCCGAGGATCAGGCCGAGCAGCCCGAGGATGCCCGAGTGGTTTATTTCTGGGAGCGGATCTACGTCCTGATCTATCGCTGGATCGACGGGGTCGACGCCGAGACGGCCTGTCAGCAGGCGTATCTCACCATCAGCGAGCTGCGCGCGCTCTACCAGAAGGCACGGCAAGAGCTGCGGGGTTTCGGCTGGGACGTGATCGATCACAAGGCGCGCCATGTCATCGTCCGCCCGGCTGTGGAGCCGGGCCGGCTGGTCCGTTGCCACGGCCGGACGCTCTGGGCGCTGGTCGATTACGAATTGCTGGTGCCTCATCCCGCGCCCGACTCGTCGCGCCCGGTATAGCGGCAGAGGGACCTGTTCACGCAGCCACCAGTCTCCTTGATGAGAGCGTTGAGAATCGATATTTGGCGATCATAGCTTAAACGAGGGAGATATTCTGATGTCCGCGGAGACCCACGACCCGTCGGTGAACGGCCGACCCTATGCCCTGATCCAGCGCCTGCTGCATTGGCTGATCGCTCTCTTCGTGATCCTGTTGCTGATGGCCGGTTTGGTGATTGGGACGCTCGGCTATGAGGGGCTGGTCGAGCGTTTCGGCAATGATGTGACCAATTTGATGTACAAAACCCATAAGACCTTTGGTGTGCTGGTTCTGGGGTTGATGATCGCGCGACTGGGGCTGCGTGTCGCGCTGGGCGCGCCAGATTACGCCCGCGCATTGCCGGGCTGGCAGCGCATCGCAAGCCGCGTCAGTCATTGGGCGTTCTATGGGTTGTTGATCGCCATGCCGGTTGTTGGCTGGCTCGCGACCGCGGCCGGTGGGTATCCGGTCGAGTTCTTCAATTGGACATTGCCCGGCTTGATCGACAGGAACCCGGAACTCAGCAAGGCCTTGTTCGAGCTCCACGCGCTGATCGGCTTCGTGCTGATCGCTTTGATCCTGGTTCACGCCGGCGCCGCGCTGCTGCATTGGCTCCTCTGGCGCGACGGGGTGATGCACCGCATGGCGTTGTTCGCCAAGCGCGACTGAATCGCCGATGGACTTAAGGTTCCGGCCTTCAGCCATGGATGCGGCCGGGCTGGCGCCGCGCGCGATCGACGGCCTGCTGGCGCTGGTCGCGGCGGCCTATCTGATCGCCGCCTGGGTCGGCTTGCCCTTGTATGCCGACGGCGGTCATTATCTGTTCCGCATCATCGTCGATGGCCTGCCCTATGTCTCGGACGGACGTCTGGCCGCCGTCATCCCGCAACTGCCGGCTTGGCTGCTGCTGCGATTCGGCGCCAGCCTCGATGCCCTGAGGCTGGCGTTCTCGCTCGGCTATCTGCTGCTTCCGGTGCTGTCGCTGCTGGCCTGCTGGTT includes:
- a CDS encoding thiamine pyrophosphate-dependent enzyme, with amino-acid sequence MSTRIVSISPAFEDVMPQEYKELVENGPYGKDYKVTDLGKYKELIEEHPLCAGCGLALSLRLVLGSLPSPEDTVIVGSTGCSALVFPQVGLHNVHLLFGNQNAVASGIKRALSLRFPDQVKDVVVVAGDGATADIGLDMVMQSWFRREKIATIMLDNEAYANTGGQESGMSMEGTVMNMVPKGKVFPKADLPRVAEASGCAYVAATSPSRPGKLGKMVRRAILIAREVGSTYVQLLSPCPTNFKTKPSDTLVSIKTREKEKHFKQSEYISDDARSYLSALEEASRHG
- a CDS encoding 4Fe-4S binding protein; its protein translation is MAEKISIRMSGLGGQGVVTAAHILGMAAYKDDLQVTTYCEDRDKVTVDQKRCKGCGICITLCTKDAMSVKQVSLNG
- a CDS encoding cytochrome b, with product MSAETHDPSVNGRPYALIQRLLHWLIALFVILLLMAGLVIGTLGYEGLVERFGNDVTNLMYKTHKTFGVLVLGLMIARLGLRVALGAPDYARALPGWQRIASRVSHWAFYGLLIAMPVVGWLATAAGGYPVEFFNWTLPGLIDRNPELSKALFELHALIGFVLIALILVHAGAALLHWLLWRDGVMHRMALFAKRD